Proteins encoded within one genomic window of Saccharopolyspora pogona:
- a CDS encoding phytoene/squalene synthase family protein has protein sequence MDTGTWPRAAARRELDAAGVQPHLRPAYQRCRVLNAAHGRTYFLATRLLTPAQRPAVHALYGFARWVDDIVDDTDESRTVLDRQQAVDQLDDKLRAGLRAGNSEHPILAALVDTAARHRIDPALFTDFMASMRMDLTVRTYPTRAALDAYIHGSAAVIGLQLLPVLGTVCPAGEAEPYAAVLGGAFQLTNFLRDVGEDLDRGRVYLPLEELAVFGVDRERLVWCRRAGRPDLPVRRALADQVARTRSKYRAAEPGIALLASWSRPCVRTAFTLYGEILDRIVESGYDVFRRRLAVSGPRRLEVAAGALGAVVAARLLFRRANV, from the coding sequence ATGGACACGGGCACCTGGCCGCGGGCGGCGGCGCGCCGCGAGCTCGACGCCGCGGGCGTCCAGCCGCATCTGCGCCCCGCCTACCAGCGGTGCCGGGTGCTCAACGCCGCGCACGGCCGCACCTACTTCCTCGCGACCCGGCTGCTGACCCCGGCGCAGCGGCCCGCAGTGCACGCGCTGTACGGCTTCGCGCGGTGGGTGGACGACATCGTCGACGACACCGACGAGTCGCGAACGGTCCTGGACCGGCAGCAGGCGGTGGACCAGCTGGACGACAAGCTGCGCGCCGGTCTGCGCGCCGGTAACAGCGAACACCCGATCCTCGCCGCGCTCGTCGACACCGCCGCCCGGCACCGCATCGACCCGGCGCTGTTCACCGACTTCATGGCCTCGATGCGGATGGACCTGACCGTCCGCACGTACCCGACGCGGGCTGCACTGGACGCCTACATCCACGGCTCGGCGGCGGTGATCGGCCTCCAGTTGCTCCCGGTGCTCGGCACGGTGTGCCCGGCCGGCGAGGCCGAGCCCTACGCCGCGGTGCTGGGCGGCGCTTTCCAGCTCACCAACTTCCTGCGCGATGTCGGCGAGGACCTCGACCGCGGCCGGGTCTACCTGCCGCTGGAGGAACTGGCGGTGTTCGGCGTCGACCGGGAGCGGCTCGTCTGGTGCCGGAGGGCCGGCCGGCCCGACCTCCCGGTGCGCCGGGCGCTCGCCGACCAGGTCGCCCGCACCCGCTCGAAGTACCGGGCCGCGGAACCTGGCATTGCGCTGCTGGCCTCCTGGTCGCGGCCGTGCGTGCGCACCGCGTTCACGTTGTACGGCGAGATCCTCGACCGCATCGTGGAGTCCGGGTACGACGTGTTCCGGCGACGGCTCGCGGTTTCCGGCCCGCGGCGCCTGGAGGTCGCCGCAGGTGCTCTCGGCGCGGTCGTCGCGGCGCGCCTCCTCTTCCGTCGCGCCAACGTGTGA
- a CDS encoding TetR/AcrR family transcriptional regulator, translating into MSGNAGRANRRGRPGYDLGRLLDVSVRVFNERGYEGTSMEDLSRRLGITKSAIYYHVSSKDELMRLSVNRALDALFAVTEEEASTTGKAIDRLEHVVRRSIEVLVDELPFVTLLLRVRGNTKVERQALTRRREFDQVVSDLVKQAEAEGSIRPDVDPALTSRLLFGMVNSVIEWYKPSRGLRAAQLADAVTKVAFEGLRTSADEHAPGASGSRAR; encoded by the coding sequence ATGTCGGGGAACGCTGGGCGCGCGAATCGCCGGGGTCGGCCGGGTTACGACCTCGGTCGGCTGCTGGACGTCTCCGTCCGGGTGTTCAACGAGCGCGGCTACGAGGGCACCAGCATGGAGGACCTCTCCCGCCGCCTGGGCATCACCAAGTCGGCGATCTACTACCACGTGTCCAGCAAGGACGAGCTGATGCGGCTGAGCGTCAACCGGGCGCTGGATGCGCTGTTCGCGGTCACCGAGGAAGAGGCGTCGACCACCGGCAAGGCCATCGACCGGCTGGAGCATGTGGTCCGGCGCAGCATCGAGGTGCTCGTCGACGAACTGCCGTTCGTCACGCTGCTGCTGCGGGTGCGGGGCAACACCAAGGTCGAGCGGCAGGCGCTGACCCGGCGCCGCGAGTTCGACCAGGTGGTCAGTGACCTCGTCAAGCAGGCCGAGGCGGAGGGCAGCATCCGGCCGGACGTCGACCCGGCACTGACCAGCCGGCTGCTGTTCGGCATGGTCAACTCGGTCATCGAGTGGTACAAACCCAGCCGCGGCCTGCGGGCCGCGCAGCTCGCCGACGCGGTCACCAAGGTCGCCTTCGAGGGCCTGCGGACCAGCGCCGACGAGCACGCGCCCGGCGCTTCCGGATCTCGCGCGCGATAA
- the paaK gene encoding phenylacetate--CoA ligase PaaK: MTATTGAPRRLGTAPDPADLDPAERYSADELAAVQLERLQRTLHHAYENVPLYRSKFDAAGVRPEDCQSLADLAKFPHTTKQDLRDNYPFGLLAVPMEQVRRLHASSGTTGKPTVVGYTEQDLDAWADVVARSIRAAGGRPGHKVHVSYGYGLFTGGLGAHYGAERLGCTVIPASGGMTARQVQIIQDFRPEIIMVTPSYMLTLIDEFERQGIDPRSTSLEIGIFGAEPWTEQMRQEIEERLDIDAVDIYGLSEVMGPGVANECVETKDGLHIWEDHFYPEVIDPFTEEVLPDGTEGELVFTSLTKQAMPVIRYRTRDLTRLLPGTARPMRRMTKITGRSDDMIILRGVNVYPTQIEELVLRIDGLSPHFQLVLTREGRMDRMTVRVEARTDCPGDRRDPAGAELVRAIKDGVGISTEVTVVDPDTLERSVGKLRRLVDRRESGSTG, encoded by the coding sequence ATGACAGCGACGACGGGCGCGCCGCGCCGGCTCGGAACCGCGCCGGATCCGGCCGACCTCGACCCCGCCGAGCGGTATTCCGCCGACGAACTCGCCGCGGTGCAGCTGGAACGCCTGCAGCGGACCCTGCACCACGCCTACGAGAACGTGCCGCTGTACCGCAGCAAGTTCGACGCGGCGGGCGTCCGGCCGGAGGACTGCCAGAGCTTGGCCGACCTGGCGAAGTTCCCGCACACCACCAAGCAGGACCTGCGGGACAACTACCCGTTCGGCCTGCTCGCCGTGCCGATGGAGCAGGTCCGGCGGCTGCACGCCTCCAGTGGCACCACGGGCAAGCCGACCGTCGTCGGCTACACCGAGCAGGACCTGGACGCCTGGGCCGATGTGGTGGCGCGCTCCATCCGCGCCGCAGGCGGGCGGCCGGGCCACAAGGTGCACGTCTCCTACGGGTACGGCTTGTTCACCGGCGGGCTCGGCGCGCACTACGGGGCCGAGCGGCTCGGGTGCACCGTCATCCCGGCCTCCGGCGGGATGACCGCCCGGCAGGTGCAGATCATCCAGGACTTCCGGCCCGAGATCATCATGGTCACCCCGTCCTACATGCTCACCCTCATCGACGAGTTCGAGCGGCAGGGCATCGACCCGCGCAGCACCTCGCTCGAGATCGGCATCTTCGGGGCCGAGCCGTGGACCGAGCAGATGCGGCAGGAGATCGAGGAACGGCTGGACATCGACGCGGTCGACATCTACGGCCTGTCCGAGGTAATGGGCCCCGGCGTGGCCAACGAGTGCGTGGAGACCAAGGACGGGCTGCACATCTGGGAGGACCACTTCTACCCCGAGGTGATCGACCCGTTCACCGAGGAAGTGCTGCCCGACGGCACCGAGGGCGAACTGGTGTTCACCTCGCTGACCAAGCAGGCCATGCCGGTCATCCGCTACCGCACCCGGGACCTGACCCGTCTGCTGCCCGGCACGGCCCGGCCGATGCGGCGGATGACCAAGATCACCGGCCGCAGCGACGACATGATCATCCTGCGGGGCGTCAACGTCTACCCCACCCAGATCGAGGAGCTGGTGCTGCGCATCGACGGCCTGTCGCCGCACTTCCAGCTGGTGCTCACCCGCGAGGGCCGGATGGACCGGATGACGGTTCGGGTGGAGGCCCGCACCGACTGCCCGGGCGACCGCCGGGATCCGGCCGGCGCCGAGCTGGTCCGCGCGATCAAGGACGGCGTCGGCATCAGCACCGAGGTCACCGTGGTGGATCCGGACACGCTGGAGCGTTCGGTCGGCAAGCTGCGCCGCCTCGTGGACCGCCGCGAATCCGGATCCACAGGCTGA